One stretch of Pedobacter riviphilus DNA includes these proteins:
- a CDS encoding TlpA family protein disulfide reductase → MIPFFRLCLLAMLSVLACTSLQAQPPANKADALHKKLLAEMISLPAPNFTLKDLAGNVVSLKDLKGKVIVLDFWSTWCVPCKKSFPAMQLAVNTYKNDPSVKFLFIHTWETSKTPLEDVKKYIAQSGFNFQVLMDLKDEAGRNAAVEDYGVIAIPAKFVIDKAGNIVFKLTGFAGTDAAALHEISERINLAKNHK, encoded by the coding sequence TTGCCTATTGGCTATGCTGAGTGTACTCGCATGTACTTCGCTGCAGGCACAACCTCCTGCGAATAAAGCAGATGCTCTTCATAAGAAACTTTTGGCAGAAATGATTAGCTTGCCTGCACCCAATTTTACCTTAAAAGACCTCGCTGGAAATGTAGTGTCGCTAAAGGATCTAAAAGGGAAAGTAATTGTACTCGATTTTTGGTCGACATGGTGTGTGCCCTGCAAAAAATCTTTTCCTGCGATGCAGCTTGCCGTTAATACCTATAAAAATGATCCTTCTGTAAAGTTCTTATTTATCCATACTTGGGAAACCAGCAAAACACCATTGGAAGATGTGAAAAAATATATCGCACAATCGGGTTTTAATTTTCAGGTGCTGATGGATCTGAAAGATGAAGCTGGGCGTAATGCTGCGGTTGAAGATTATGGGGTGATTGCCATCCCTGCAAAATTCGTTATCGATAAAGCAGGTAATATTGTATTTAAACTAACTGGGTTTGCCGGAACCGATGCCGCAGCGCTCCACGAAATTTCTGAGCGGATTAACCTGGCTAAAAATCATAAATAA